The Engystomops pustulosus chromosome 1, aEngPut4.maternal, whole genome shotgun sequence genome has a window encoding:
- the LOC140117509 gene encoding olfactory receptor 6F1-like, producing the protein MLTQAQKISTDIIHVNQTNFIIVGFTLDHWIQNSVFLLFLGLYLISLIGNLSIIIAIWLDKRLHIPMYFFLSSLAFLDIWFISSTVPKLLTILAYNNKIISMSGCILQLYFYVSLGTIEFYLLAVMSVDRYVAISHPLRYRLIITNKVCLWILLLSWVLGFITFIYPTVLMFGLSFCGPYEINHFFCDSSAVVKISCSDTRQFDMVFASFASAVILGSFCLTLISYCNILFTILMIPSTKGKIKAFSTCTSHFTVVSLVYGSAIFIYVRPVESSSPNLNKIVALLNSVMTPVLNPFIYTLRNKQVQQVFREIRKKLVPNKSSLLK; encoded by the coding sequence ATGTTAACACAAGCACAGAAGATTTCTACGGACATTATTCATGTCAACCAAACTAATTTTATTATTGTTGGTTTTACACTTGATCATTGGATACAGAACAgtgtttttttactctttttgggACTTTATTTGATATCTCTGATTGGAAACCTGTCAATCATTATCGCTATCTGGTTGGACAAGCGTCTCCATATTCCCATGTATTTCTTTCTCAGCAGCTTGGCATttttggacatttggtttataTCATCGACAGTACCAAAACTGCTCACCATACTTGCTTACAACAACAAAATCATTTCTATGTCTGGGTGTATCCTGCAGCTGTATTTTTATGTGTCCCTAGGGACTATAGAATTTTACCTTTTAGCGGTTATGTCTGTGGATCGTTATGTAGCAATTTCTCATCCATTGAGATATCGATTGATTATTACCAACAAGGTCTGCCTTTGGATATTATTGCTATCTTGGGTATTAGGATTTATTACTTTTATCTATCCAACAGTGTTAATGTTCGGTTTATCATTCTGTGGACCATATGAGATCAACCACTTCTTCTGTGACAGTTCAGCTGTTGTAAAGATAAGTTGCTCTGATACACGTCAGTTTGATATGGTTTTTGCCAGTTTTGCCTCAGCTGTGATTCTGGGTTCTTTCTGTCTCACTTTGATTTCCTATTGTAATATCCTCTTTACTATATTAATGATACCCTCCACCAAGGGAAAAATCAAAGCTTTCTCAACCTGTACTTCTCATTTCACAGTGGTCTCTCTGGTTTATGGCAGTGCCATCTTTATCTATGTGCGACCGGTGGAGAGTTCCTCTCCCAATCTTAACAAAATTGTAGCTTTACTTAATAGTGTCATGACACCAGTACTTAATCCATTCATATATACTTTAAGGAATAAACAGGTCCAACAAGTGTTTAGGGAAATAAGAAAGAAGCTTGTTCCTAACAAAAGTTCTCTCCtgaaataa